In Solea senegalensis isolate Sse05_10M linkage group LG18, IFAPA_SoseM_1, whole genome shotgun sequence, a single window of DNA contains:
- the rbp3 gene encoding retinol-binding protein 3: MAKAIFLVASLLVLGNVFFIHASLSPSFIVDMAKIVMDNYCSPEKLNGMKEAIEAASTNTEILNIPDAESLANVLSSGVQTTVSDPRLRVSYEPSYAPVVPPKMPPLPPEQLIAVLQTSIKLDILEDNTGYLRIDHILGEEAADKVGPLLVDLVWNKILPTSALIFDLRYTLGGDMSGISYIVSYFTEAEPVIHIDSVYDRPSNTTTKIFSMSTLLGDRYGTTKPLIILTSKNTKGIAEDVAYCLQNLKRATVVGEKTAGGSVKVDKIKVGDTDFYITVPTAKSINPITGSTWEVTGVKPNVEVSAEDALATAIKIVKLRAQVPAIIEESASLIADNYAFEDIGDSVAEKLKELLANGEYSMVTSRESLEAKLSTDLKTLSGDKNLKTTTNTPSLPSMIYPPEVYVDLIKVSFHTDLFENNIGFLRFDMFGDFEEVKAIAQIIVEHVWNKVVNTDAMIIDLRNNLGGPTTAIAGFCSYFFDADKQIVLDKLYDRPSGTTTELRTLSELTGTRYGSKKSLIILTSGATAGAAEEFVYIMKRLGRAMIIGETTAGTSHPPKTFHVGETDVFLSIPTVHSDTAAGPAWEGAGIAPHIPVQADAALETAKGILNKHLAGQN, from the exons ATGGCAAAAGCCATCTTTCTGGTAGCATCCCTTCTAGTTTTGGGAAATGTCTTCTTCATCCATGCCTCACTTTCCCCTAGCTTCATTGTTGACATGGCAAAGATTGTTATGGACAATTACTGCTCACCGGAGAAGCTGAACGGGATGAAGGAGGCAATCGAAGCGGCCAGCACCAACACAGAGATCCTCAACATCCCAGATGCCGAATCATTGGCTAATGTCCTCAGCTCTGGAGTCCAGACCACAGTCAGTGACCCACGTCTGAGAGTCTCCTATGAGCCAAGCTATGCCCCAGTGGTTCCCCCGAAGATGCCTCCCTTGCCCCCAGAGCAGCTTATTGCCGTTCTTCAGACCTCCATCAAGCTCGACATCCTGGAGGACAACACCGGCTACCTGAGGATTGACCACATTCTTGGAGAGGAGGCTGCTGACAAAGTTGGACCATTGCTTGTGGATTTGGTCTGGAATAAAATCCTGCCAACTTCTGCTCTGATCTTCGACCTGCGCTACACCCTTGGTGGAGACATGTCCGGAATCTCCTATATTGTGTCTTACTTCACCGAGGCTGAGCCTGTGATCCACATTGACAGTGTATATGACCGTCCATCAAACACCACCACTAAGATCTTTTCTATGTCCACACTGCTGGGGGACAGATACGGCACTACCAAACCCCTCATTATCCTTACCAGCAAAAACACCAAGGGCATTGCCGAGGATGTGGCCTACTGCCTCCAGAACCTGAAGAGGGCCACCGTTGTTGGCGAGAAGACCGCCGGGGGCTCAGTGAAAGTCGACAAAATCAAAGTGGGCGACACTGACTTTTATATTACCGTGCCAACTGCCAAGTCCATCAATCCCATCACTGGCTCCACCTGGGAAGTTACTGGTGTGAAGCCCAATGTGGAGGTCAGTGCCGAGGATGCTCTTGCTACTGCCATCAAGATTGTCAAACTCCGCGCCCAAGTTCCAGCCATCATTGAGGAATCAGCCTCCCTGATCGCTGACAACTATGCCTTTGAGGATATCGGAGATAGTGTAGCAGAAAAACTGAAGGAGCTCCTGGCAAACGGCGAGTACAGCATGGTTACATCAAGGGAGAGTCTGGAGGCAAAGCTGTCCACCGACCTGAAGACTCTTTCTGGGGACAAAAACCTGAAGACCACCACAAACACCCCATCCCTACCATCTATG ATTTACCCCCCTGAGGTTTACGTTGATCTGATCAAAGTCTCATTCCACACTGACCTATTTGAGAACAACATTGGCTTCCTGCGTTTTGATATGTTTGGAGACTTTGAGGAGGTCAAAGCCATCGCACAAATCATTGTTGAGCATGTCTGGAACAAGGTTGTCAACACTGATGCCATGATCATTGACCTCAG GAACAACCTTGGTGGCCCAACGACAGCCATCGCAGGCTTCTGCTCGTACTTCTTTGATGCCGACAAACAGATTGTGCTGGACAAGCTGTACGACAGACCGTCCGGCACCACCACGGAGCTCCGCACCTTATCTGAACTCACTG GCACAAGGTACGGCTCTAAGAAGAGCCTGATCATCTTGACCAGCGGGGCTACTGCCGGCGCCGCCGAGGAGTTTGTTTACATCATGAAGAGGCTCGGCCGGGCTATGATCATCGGTGAGACGACCGCCGGAACCTCCCACCCGCCCAAGACCTTCCATGTTGGCGAGACAGACGTCTTCCTCAGCATCCCCACTGTCCACTCTGACACTGCTGCCGGACCAGCATGGGAGGGAGCTGGCATTGCACCTCACATACCCGTCCAGGCTGACGCTGCCCTCGAAACCGCCAAGGGTATCTTAAACAAGCACTTAGCAGGCCAGAATTAA
- the gdf2 gene encoding growth/differentiation factor 2 produces MLSPGAFLLQVCLSLVFSSGSCTCKPLNNDIESYDPEEFYSQLSEEDLLEEEDTDLRMENLLGTMKEGFLRKLNLSDVPQENSKIYPPQFMLELYNKYATDSSTIPQSDVIRSFTVQDIKLSMTNGTKSKHRLQFNVTVPSHEKITTAELQIFFFPDAASTTSYHSFHTIVKVYEVDRNDLTSTAQLLVGREVTSSQTMWMRFDVTSAIQRWIKSGSAATVFDVVVDKRDCGASLSGKAAAGCFNMSMSIGDNTSTALIVFSDDLDSRNRENKKELREMIHHQEETFLHSGADWNRGEELPNQILEAQQHPRRTKRKAEREYCQRTSLKVNFKDIGWDSWIVAPPEYDAFECRGLCYHPLTDESTPSKHALIQTLINIRDPKKANMACCVPIKLDPITVMYQENGRLTIRYLYEEMKVAECGCR; encoded by the exons ATGCTGAGCCCCGGAGCATTTCTGCTGCAGGTTTGTTTGAGTCTGGTATTTTCCAGTGGCTCCTGCACCTGCAAACCTCTCAACAACGATATTGAAAGCTATGACCCTGAGGAATTCTACTCTCAGCTGTCAGAGGAGGACCTTCTGGAGGAGGAAGATACAGACTTGAGGATGGAGAACCTCCTTGGAACCATGAAGGAAGGCTTTTTGAGGAAACTCAACCTGTCAGATGTTCCACAGGAGAACAGCAAGATCTACCCTCCTCAGTTTATGCTAGAACTTTACAACAAGTACGCCACGGACAGCTCGACCATCCCTCAGTCTGATGTGATACGAAGTTTTACTGTGCAAG ATATCAAACTCTCTATGACAAATGGTACAAAGTCAAAACACAGGCTGCAGTTTAACGTCACCGTCCCCAGTCATGAGAAGATCACTACAGCAGAACTGCAGATCTTCTTCTTCCCAGACGCTGCATCCACAACATCCTACCACAGCTTCCACACCATCGTCAAAGTCTATGAAGTGGATCGAAACGATTTGACATCCACAGCCCAACTACTGGTCGGCAGAGAGGTGACCAGCTCGCAGACTATGTGGATGAGGTTTGATGTGACCTCAGCGATTCAGAGGTGGATCAAATCAGGCAGTGCTGCAACAGTTTTTGATGTTGTGGTTGACAAAAGGGACTGTGGGGCTTCTCTCAGTGGAAAGGCGGCAGCAGGTTGTTTTAATATGAGCATGTCCATTGGAGATAACACCTCAACTGCTTTGATCGTCTTCTCAGATGATCTGGATAGCAGAAATAGGGAGAACAAGAAAGAGTTAAGAGAGATGATCCACCACCAAGAGGAAACCTTCTTACACTCAGGAGCGGACtggaacagaggagaggaactGCCAAACCAAATCCTGGAAGCCCAACAACATCCACGGAGAACCAAAAGAAAGGCAGAGAGGGAGTACTGCCAGCGAACCTCACTCAAGGTCAACTTTAAGGACATCGGCTGGGACAGCTGGATTGTGGCACCACCGGAATATGACGCCTTCGAATGCCGAGGCCTCTGTTACCACCCGCTGACGGACGAATCAACCCCGTCCAAACACGCCCTCATCCAGACCCTGATCAACATCAGGGACCCCAAGAAGGCCAACATGGCATGCTGTGTCCCCATAAAACTAGACCCCATCACAGTCATGTATCAGGAGAACGGACGGCTCACTATAAGATACTTGTATGAGGAGATGAAGGTGGCAGAGTGTGGCTGCAGGTAG
- the gdf10b gene encoding growth/differentiation factor 10b, with protein MVHFPSSSAMASRFFHLLHLFLILNSGWGKVAVEDVGPAVRKGADVAPTLDERAFAHESANKDMVSINMFKVYEKYSKEAQSQRDGNTVRSFKAVPRVSHGKEVFQFNLSSIQDSELVLSASFHFLYKRQRHHQQPWRFRRPRHPSSSFQQSSSPQLLFHGSNWETPLGNITLAPFKKGSWQSRDVTTEVKHAREVKEFLITVEFDTEFGAGQTQQRSSHGHERLSSGNLPYILVYADDRAIDEPNSVAMSLQRYGPFPSGDDLSSSTSASRIRRELNLQIQRNDIPEVHFNTLKNHELWQNTYFPAKAKAAVKPGRKQGEESSKGLSKPQVLSFDERTMKKARRRQWSEPRVCSRRYLRVDFADIGWSEWVLAPKSFDAYYCAGTCGFPIPKVARPSNHATIQSIVRAVGIVPGVPEPCCVPEKMSPLTVLFLDLSRNMVLKVYPGMSVDTCACR; from the exons ATGGTACATTTTCCTTCATCATCAGCCATGGCGAGCCGATTCTTTCACTTGCTGCATTTATTTCTGATCCTCAACTCCGGCTGGGGTAAAGTCGCTGTCGAGGATGTTGGTCCAGCCGTGCGTAAAGGTGCCGATGTCGCGCCGACTCTGGATGAGCGCGCCTTTGCGCACGAGAGCGCAAACAAGGACATGGTCTCCATCAACATGTTCAAAGTGTACGAGAAGTACAGCAAAGAAGCGCAGAGCCAGCGCGACGGGAACACCGTGAGGAGTTTCAAAGCTGTCCCGA GAGTCTCACACGGCAAAGAAGTGTTCCAGTTCAACCTGTCCTCCATCCAAGACTCGGAGCTCGTCCTCTCTGCATCGTTCCACTTCCTCTACAAGCGACAACGCCACCACCAGCAACCGTGGCGTTTCCGAAGACCTCGCCATCCATCCAGCAGCTTCCAGCaatcctcctctcctcagctTCTCTTCCATGGATCAAACTGGGAAACACCGCTGGGAAACATAACTCTGGCTCCTTTCAAGAAAGGGTCTTGGCAATCGAGGGATGTTACGACGGAGGTAAAACACGCCAGAGAAGTCAAAGAGTTTTTGATCACGGTTGAGTTTGATACGGAGTTTGGGGCAGGTCAGACGCAGCAGAGGAGCTCTCACGGACACGAACGCCTCTCTTCGGGAAACTTACCGTATATTCTGGTTTATGCTGACGATCGAGCCATAGATGAGCCCAACAGTGTGGCTATGTCACTCCAGCGGTACGGACCCTTCCCTTCGGGGGACGACTTATCCTCCTCGACTTCAGCCTCAAGGATCCGGAGGGAACTTAATCTCCAGATCCAAAGAAATGACATCCCAGAGGTCCATTTCAACACCTTGAAGAATCACGAGCTGTGGCAGAACACTTATTTCCCAGCAAAAGCTAAAGCAGCGGTGAAACCGGGGCGGAAGCAGGGTGAGGAGAGCAGCAAGGGCCTGAGTAAGCCACAAGTGCTGAGCTTCGATGAGAGAACAATGAAGAAGGCTAGGAGGAGACAGTGGAGTGAACCCAGGGTTTGTTCCAGGAGGTACCTCAGGGTTGACTTCGCTGACATCGGCTGGAGCGAATGGGTGTTGGCGCCAAAGTCGTTTGATGCCTATTACTGCGCCGGGACGTGTGGGTTCCCCATCCCAAAA GTGGCACGGCCGTCCAACCACGCCACCATCCAGAGCATCGTCAGAGCTGTGGGAATCGTCCCCGGCGTGCCCGAACCCTGCTGCGTTCCGGAGAAGATGAGTCCGCTCACTGTCCTTTTCCTCGACCTGAGCAGGAATATGGTGCTGAAGGTTTATCCTGGCATGTCCGTGGACACCTGTGCCTGTCGGTAG